Proteins from a single region of Pseudomonas sp. 10S4:
- a CDS encoding sugar phosphate isomerase/epimerase family protein: MRIALDPYMYRNLSLGKMVDKVAELGYEHIELSPREDFLPFYKAPRVDKARIKEFRKALSDTGVKLSSLLPMYHWAAADEGLRVAAVRNWKRAIQIAVEMDCELVNTEFTGQSDNPLVCENQFMRSMDELMPEFEREGIKLDIQAHPYDFCERNNESVDIIRGLDCEWINYLYAAPHTFFYDDGVGDIASMLKYAGSKLSHLIIADTYNHKASSGLRYIVNPPGVVATVHQHLDIGQGEVNWDAFFGTLREIQFDGIATVSVFAWEDRPDESNRMMLERVKSELCR, from the coding sequence ATGCGCATCGCACTAGACCCCTACATGTACCGCAATCTGTCCCTGGGCAAGATGGTCGACAAGGTCGCCGAGCTCGGCTACGAACACATCGAGCTGTCGCCTCGGGAAGATTTCCTGCCGTTCTACAAGGCCCCGCGCGTCGACAAGGCGCGGATCAAGGAATTTCGCAAAGCCCTGAGCGACACCGGGGTCAAACTCTCGTCTTTATTACCCATGTACCACTGGGCCGCCGCCGACGAAGGCCTGCGAGTCGCCGCCGTGCGCAACTGGAAGCGCGCTATCCAGATTGCCGTGGAGATGGACTGCGAACTGGTCAATACCGAATTCACCGGCCAGTCGGACAACCCGCTGGTGTGCGAAAACCAGTTCATGCGCTCCATGGATGAGCTGATGCCCGAGTTCGAACGCGAAGGCATCAAGCTCGACATCCAGGCGCATCCGTATGACTTCTGCGAGCGCAACAACGAGTCGGTGGACATCATTCGCGGGCTGGATTGCGAGTGGATCAACTACCTCTACGCCGCGCCGCACACGTTTTTCTATGACGACGGCGTCGGTGATATTGCTTCGATGCTCAAGTACGCCGGCTCGAAACTCAGCCACCTGATCATCGCTGACACCTACAACCACAAGGCCTCTTCGGGGTTGCGCTACATCGTCAACCCGCCGGGCGTCGTCGCCACCGTGCACCAGCACTTGGACATCGGCCAGGGTGAGGTCAATTGGGATGCGTTCTTCGGCACGTTGCGCGAGATCCAGTTCGACGGCATTGCCACGGTCTCGGTGTTCGCCTGGGAAGACCGGCCGGACGAGTCCAACCGGATGATGCTGGAACGGGTCAAAAGCGAACTCTGCCGCTAA
- a CDS encoding Gfo/Idh/MocA family protein, with product MRIGLVGYGHGGRFFHAPLLSSLPGATFVGVVTRSPERRQLLAAEHPGVPAFDSIGQLVEAGVDVLVVSTPLKGRPALVLDGIEHGVAVVSDKPFAADAQQAQTLITMAERQGVRLSVYQNRRWDSDFLTVRKLIESGALGQITRFESRIERYSPQAVNNGSGGGFLRDLGSHLVDQALLLFGPVTRVYAELEYLEKGQVFDNGFFMSLTHASGVTSHLGGSCLQNTPGPRFRVTGTQGCYSVDGLDGQEDSVLAGLSPKSEGDRWGVEEHRRWGWFEQGEVRERVPSERGCWNQFYLQLQAALQSGGPLPVEARDALATTRVLDAARMSAERHQVVDLGQFDHRGIKTE from the coding sequence ATGCGTATCGGACTTGTCGGTTACGGCCATGGCGGCCGGTTTTTCCATGCTCCGCTGCTCAGCAGCCTGCCGGGCGCGACCTTTGTTGGTGTGGTCACCCGTTCACCAGAGCGCCGACAATTGCTGGCCGCCGAACACCCCGGCGTGCCGGCCTTCGACAGCATCGGCCAACTGGTCGAAGCCGGGGTCGATGTGCTGGTGGTGTCCACACCGCTCAAGGGCCGGCCGGCGCTGGTACTCGACGGCATCGAGCACGGCGTGGCGGTGGTCAGCGACAAACCGTTCGCCGCTGATGCGCAACAGGCGCAAACCCTGATCACCATGGCCGAGCGTCAGGGTGTGCGGCTCAGCGTCTACCAGAACCGGCGCTGGGATTCGGACTTCCTCACCGTGCGCAAACTCATTGAGTCCGGCGCGCTGGGCCAGATCACGCGTTTCGAATCGCGGATCGAACGCTACTCGCCGCAAGCGGTGAACAATGGCAGCGGCGGCGGCTTTCTCCGCGACTTGGGCAGCCATCTGGTGGATCAGGCGCTGCTGCTGTTCGGTCCGGTGACGCGGGTGTACGCCGAACTGGAATACCTGGAAAAAGGCCAGGTCTTCGACAACGGCTTCTTTATGTCCCTGACCCACGCCAGCGGTGTGACCTCGCACCTGGGCGGCAGTTGTCTGCAAAACACCCCCGGACCGCGTTTCCGCGTGACTGGCACCCAAGGCTGCTACAGCGTCGACGGTCTGGACGGGCAAGAGGACTCGGTGCTGGCCGGGCTCTCGCCTAAATCCGAAGGCGACCGCTGGGGCGTGGAAGAACACCGACGCTGGGGCTGGTTTGAACAGGGCGAGGTGCGCGAGCGGGTTCCGTCTGAGCGTGGCTGCTGGAATCAGTTCTATTTACAGCTACAAGCCGCGTTGCAGAGCGGTGGCCCACTGCCCGTCGAGGCCCGTGATGCACTGGCGACCACTCGCGTACTGGACGCTGCGCGAATGAGTGCTGAGCGCCATCAAGTGGTGGATTTGGGGCAGTTCGACCACCGTGGAATAAAAACAGAATAA
- a CDS encoding sugar ABC transporter substrate-binding protein, whose product MKTQIRFTALALSLMFVSGAALADMRIGVSMSQFDDTWLTYLRESMDKKAKAYPDGVQLQFEDARSDVVKQLSQVESFISQKVDAIVVNPVDTAATKKITEAAVKAGIPLVYVNRRPDDLKLPKGVVTVASNDLEAGEMQMQYLADKMGGKGDIVILLGDLANNSTTNRTKGVKEVLAKYPNIKIEQEQTGTWSRDKGMTLVNDWLTQGRKFDAVVANNDEMAIGAAMALQQAGVEKGSVLIAGVDGTPDGLNAIKKGNMAVSVFQDAKGQADGSIDTAVKMAKNEPVEQAVWVPYRLITPQNVDTFK is encoded by the coding sequence ATGAAGACCCAGATCCGTTTCACCGCACTTGCCTTGTCCCTGATGTTCGTCAGCGGCGCTGCATTGGCCGATATGAGGATTGGCGTAAGCATGTCCCAGTTCGATGACACCTGGCTGACCTACCTGCGCGAATCCATGGACAAGAAAGCCAAGGCCTATCCCGATGGCGTGCAGCTGCAGTTCGAAGATGCCCGCAGCGACGTGGTCAAGCAATTGAGCCAGGTAGAGAGCTTCATCAGCCAGAAAGTCGATGCCATCGTGGTCAATCCGGTTGACACCGCCGCCACCAAAAAAATCACCGAAGCCGCCGTCAAGGCTGGCATTCCGCTGGTCTACGTCAACCGCCGCCCGGATGACCTGAAGTTGCCTAAAGGTGTGGTCACGGTGGCCTCCAACGACCTGGAGGCCGGTGAAATGCAGATGCAATACCTGGCCGACAAAATGGGCGGCAAGGGCGACATCGTGATTCTGCTCGGCGACCTGGCCAACAACTCCACTACCAACCGCACCAAAGGCGTAAAAGAGGTGTTGGCCAAGTACCCGAACATCAAGATCGAGCAAGAGCAGACCGGCACCTGGTCGCGGGATAAAGGCATGACCCTGGTCAACGACTGGCTGACCCAGGGTCGCAAGTTTGACGCGGTAGTGGCCAACAACGACGAAATGGCCATCGGCGCTGCGATGGCCCTGCAACAGGCCGGCGTCGAGAAGGGCAGTGTGCTGATTGCCGGTGTCGACGGTACGCCGGACGGCTTGAACGCGATCAAGAAAGGCAACATGGCGGTGTCGGTGTTCCAGGACGCAAAAGGTCAAGCGGACGGCTCCATCGACACGGCCGTGAAAATGGCCAAGAACGAGCCGGTTGAACAGGCCGTGTGGGTGCCATATCGCCTGATCACCCCGCAAAACGTCGATACCTTTAAATAG
- a CDS encoding ABC transporter permease translates to MNAILENKPATAPTKSRRRFPTELSIFLVLIGIGLVFEVFGWIVRDQSFLMNSQRLVLMILQVSIIGLLAIGVTQVIITTGIDLSSGSVLALSAMIAASLAQTSDFARAVFPSLTDLPVWIPVIAGLGVGLLAGAINGSIIAVTGIPPFIATLGMMVSARGLARYYTEGQPVSMLSDSYTAIGHGAMPVIIFLVVAVIFHIALRYTKYGKYTYAIGGNMQAARTSGINVKRHLVIVYSIAGLLAGLAGVVASARAATGQAGMGMSYELDAIAAAVIGGTSLAGGVGRITGTVIGALILGVMASGFTFVGVDAYIQDIIKGLIIVVAVVIDQYRNKRKLKR, encoded by the coding sequence ATGAACGCGATACTGGAAAACAAGCCAGCAACGGCACCGACCAAGAGTCGTCGGCGCTTTCCGACCGAACTGAGTATCTTCCTGGTGCTGATCGGCATCGGCCTGGTCTTCGAAGTGTTTGGCTGGATCGTGCGCGACCAGAGCTTCCTGATGAACTCCCAGCGCCTGGTGCTGATGATCCTGCAAGTGTCGATCATCGGCCTGCTGGCCATCGGCGTAACCCAGGTGATCATCACCACCGGTATCGACCTGTCGTCCGGTTCGGTGCTGGCGCTGTCGGCGATGATTGCCGCCAGCCTGGCCCAGACCTCGGACTTCGCCCGGGCGGTGTTTCCGTCGCTGACCGACTTGCCGGTGTGGATACCGGTGATTGCCGGGCTCGGGGTCGGATTGCTGGCGGGGGCGATCAACGGCAGCATCATTGCCGTTACCGGGATTCCACCGTTCATTGCCACCCTCGGCATGATGGTCTCGGCACGTGGCTTGGCGCGGTATTACACCGAAGGCCAACCGGTGAGCATGCTCTCCGATTCCTACACTGCCATTGGCCACGGCGCGATGCCGGTGATCATCTTCCTGGTAGTGGCGGTGATCTTCCATATCGCCCTGCGTTACACCAAGTACGGCAAGTACACCTACGCCATCGGCGGCAACATGCAGGCGGCGCGGACCTCCGGGATCAACGTCAAGCGGCATCTGGTGATCGTCTACAGCATCGCCGGGTTGCTCGCTGGCCTGGCCGGTGTGGTGGCTTCAGCCCGAGCCGCGACGGGGCAGGCCGGGATGGGCATGTCCTATGAACTGGATGCGATTGCCGCTGCGGTGATCGGTGGTACGAGCCTGGCCGGCGGCGTAGGGCGCATTACCGGGACCGTGATTGGCGCGCTGATCCTCGGGGTAATGGCCAGTGGCTTTACCTTTGTCGGGGTCGATGCGTATATTCAGGACATCATCAAAGGATTGATTATTGTGGTGGCGGTGGTCATCGACCAGTACCGCAACAAGCGCAAACTCAAGCGCTAA
- a CDS encoding TraR/DksA family transcriptional regulator codes for MTKDKLLAMPADDYMNAEQHAFFFELLQNMKVETHERIEQNRIAIESLDTPADPADAASVEEERTWLVNAIDRDQRMLPQLEQALERIKEDSFGWCDDSGEAIGLKRLLISPTTKYCIEAQERHEQIDKHQRQA; via the coding sequence ATGACAAAGGACAAGTTGCTGGCCATGCCGGCGGATGACTACATGAATGCCGAGCAACATGCTTTTTTCTTCGAGCTGTTGCAGAACATGAAAGTCGAAACCCACGAGCGCATCGAGCAGAACCGCATCGCCATCGAAAGCCTGGACACCCCGGCTGACCCGGCCGACGCTGCTTCTGTTGAAGAAGAGCGTACCTGGCTGGTCAACGCGATCGATCGCGACCAGCGCATGCTGCCTCAGTTGGAACAGGCTCTGGAACGCATCAAAGAAGACAGCTTTGGCTGGTGCGATGACAGCGGCGAGGCCATTGGCCTGAAACGCCTGCTGATCAGCCCGACCACCAAGTACTGCATCGAAGCTCAAGAGCGTCACGAACAGATCGACAAGCACCAGCGTCAGGCCTGA
- a CDS encoding methyl-accepting chemotaxis protein, with amino-acid sequence MISTEQATSTLSREALSAASEAHQSSAAGRTELIESISRMHQLSQRASASRELIEALSLRSDDIQRVTLVIQSIASQTNLLALNAAIEAARAGEHGRGFAVVADEVRGLAARTAMATGEVGEMVADIQQRTAQVVEQIRQLSSDLDVGVKQVEHTGQHLENIARLAAGVEHQVGEIARGADTNREQLDSLFHAIEQMRSDLAISDQQTQRLAQAAVQMEGQAETISERLAEVGLDDYHQRIYDLAREGARQIAARFEADIDQGRVSLDDLFDRNYQAIPNTSPAKFQTRFDRYTDQVLPAIQEPLLPRHEGLVFAIACTQQGYVPTHNTVFSQPLTGDALVDTLQNRTKRKFADRTGIRCGSHQQPVLLQTYTRDTGELMHDLSVPIMLKGRHWGGLRLGYKPEKPR; translated from the coding sequence ATGATTTCCACCGAACAGGCGACGTCGACACTCAGTCGAGAAGCCTTGAGCGCGGCCAGCGAGGCCCATCAGAGCAGTGCGGCGGGGCGAACCGAACTGATCGAGTCGATCTCGCGTATGCACCAGCTCAGCCAGCGGGCCAGCGCCAGCCGTGAACTGATCGAAGCCCTGAGCCTGCGCAGTGACGACATCCAGCGGGTCACCCTGGTGATTCAGTCCATCGCCAGCCAGACCAATCTGCTGGCGCTGAACGCCGCCATCGAAGCCGCGCGCGCCGGGGAGCACGGTCGCGGGTTTGCCGTGGTGGCGGATGAAGTTCGTGGTCTGGCCGCGCGCACGGCGATGGCGACCGGCGAAGTCGGAGAAATGGTTGCCGACATCCAGCAACGCACCGCGCAAGTGGTGGAGCAGATCCGCCAGCTCTCCAGTGATCTGGACGTCGGGGTCAAACAGGTAGAGCACACCGGCCAACATCTGGAAAATATCGCGCGCCTGGCTGCTGGTGTCGAACACCAGGTCGGCGAAATTGCCCGCGGTGCCGACACCAACCGCGAACAACTGGACAGCCTGTTTCACGCCATCGAACAGATGCGCAGCGACCTGGCGATCAGTGATCAGCAGACTCAACGCCTAGCCCAGGCCGCCGTGCAAATGGAAGGTCAGGCCGAAACCATCAGCGAGCGCTTGGCAGAGGTCGGGCTCGATGACTATCACCAACGGATTTACGACCTCGCCCGCGAAGGCGCGCGCCAGATCGCCGCGCGTTTTGAAGCGGATATCGATCAGGGGCGTGTCAGCCTCGATGACCTGTTCGATCGCAATTACCAGGCCATTCCCAACACCAGCCCGGCCAAGTTCCAGACCCGCTTCGATCGCTACACCGATCAGGTCTTGCCGGCGATTCAGGAACCGCTGCTGCCGCGCCATGAAGGTTTGGTGTTTGCCATCGCCTGCACTCAGCAAGGCTACGTGCCGACTCACAACACGGTATTCAGCCAGCCGCTGACCGGTGATGCGCTGGTCGATACCCTGCAAAACCGTACCAAGCGCAAGTTCGCCGACCGCACCGGCATCCGCTGTGGCAGTCATCAGCAACCGGTGCTGTTGCAGACCTATACCCGCGACACCGGCGAATTGATGCACGATTTATCCGTGCCGATCATGCTCAAGGGCCGGCATTGGGGTGGATTGCGACTGGGCTATAAGCCGGAAAAGCCGCGCTAG
- a CDS encoding DUF2789 domain-containing protein, translating into MDSPTHDLKGLFDQLGLDSSEKAIDDFIASHSPMADDKKLIDAEFWTPQQAGFLKEQLREDADWARVVDDLNLRMHQTH; encoded by the coding sequence ATGGATTCACCTACACACGACTTGAAAGGCTTGTTCGATCAGCTCGGCCTGGACTCCAGCGAGAAGGCCATCGACGATTTCATCGCCAGCCACTCACCCATGGCCGACGACAAAAAACTGATCGATGCCGAATTCTGGACCCCGCAACAGGCCGGTTTTCTCAAAGAACAACTGCGTGAAGATGCCGATTGGGCGCGGGTGGTCGACGACCTGAACCTGCGCATGCATCAGACTCACTAG
- a CDS encoding ABC transporter substrate-binding protein, which yields MKGLRRLLAATLATFGLLAAPVPVFAAQAPIHFADLNWESGSLITDILRIIVEKGYGLPTDTLPGTTITLETALANNDIQVIGEEWAGRSPVWVKAEAEGKVASLGDTVKGATEGWWVPEYVIKGDPAKGIKPLAPDLHSVSDLPRYKDVFSDPETPGKGRFLNSPIGWTSEVVNKQKLTAYGLNDSYVNFRSGSGAALDAEITSSIRRGKPVLFYYWSPTPLLGRFKLIQLEEPPFDAEAWKTLTDADNPNPKPTRSLASKLSIGVSTSFQKQYPEVAAFFSKVDLPIGPLNKALAEMSEKHTAPRQAAEAFMKMHTEVWQAWVPKDVADKVTASLQ from the coding sequence ATGAAAGGACTTCGACGGTTGCTGGCCGCTACCCTGGCCACGTTCGGTTTGCTCGCTGCGCCGGTCCCGGTATTTGCTGCCCAGGCCCCGATTCACTTCGCCGACCTGAACTGGGAAAGCGGCAGCCTGATCACCGATATCCTGCGGATCATCGTCGAAAAGGGCTACGGACTGCCGACCGATACCTTGCCGGGAACCACCATCACCCTGGAGACCGCCCTGGCCAACAATGACATCCAGGTCATTGGCGAAGAGTGGGCCGGGCGCAGTCCGGTGTGGGTCAAGGCCGAGGCCGAAGGCAAGGTCGCCAGCCTGGGCGATACGGTGAAGGGCGCCACCGAAGGTTGGTGGGTGCCGGAATACGTGATCAAGGGCGATCCGGCCAAGGGCATCAAGCCGCTGGCGCCGGACCTGCACAGTGTCAGCGACCTGCCGCGCTACAAGGATGTGTTCAGTGACCCCGAAACCCCGGGCAAGGGGCGCTTTCTCAACAGCCCGATCGGCTGGACCTCCGAAGTGGTCAACAAGCAAAAACTGACGGCCTATGGGTTGAACGACAGTTATGTGAATTTCCGCAGCGGCTCGGGTGCCGCGCTGGACGCGGAAATCACCTCGTCGATCCGTCGTGGCAAGCCGGTTCTGTTTTATTACTGGTCACCGACGCCGTTGCTCGGGCGCTTCAAGCTGATTCAGCTGGAAGAGCCGCCGTTTGACGCCGAAGCCTGGAAAACCCTGACCGACGCCGACAACCCGAATCCGAAGCCGACCCGTTCGTTGGCCTCGAAACTGTCGATTGGGGTGTCCACGTCGTTTCAGAAGCAGTACCCAGAGGTCGCCGCATTCTTCAGCAAGGTCGATTTGCCGATTGGACCGTTGAACAAGGCCCTGGCCGAGATGAGTGAAAAGCACACCGCTCCGCGTCAGGCTGCCGAGGCATTTATGAAGATGCATACGGAGGTTTGGCAGGCGTGGGTGCCGAAGGATGTGGCGGATAAAGTTACCGCCAGCCTTCAGTGA
- a CDS encoding TonB-dependent receptor yields MKHLPLLASLFGCLSVNTWAQSTVDLAPITIDGEANAEPGLSLDQSSGTASRLGLSVRETPASVAIANHNDIERHGAQNFQDAANTLPGVNASAPPGFGGFVSYRGFTSNQITQMFNGINVSGGLARPVDAWIYDRVELVGGPSSLINGAGSVGGSLNYVTKLATREEQAVEGRVSYGSYDTTETAFGLNHALSEAGADVQHYARLDVSHNTSNGYIDRQERDAWSVAFSLLSDLTPNLSHTLALEYQDEHEDSPYWGTPVLNPKAGELKIDKHNRFNNYNVEDGRYEQRTIWVRSIIDYRINDSTTLRNTLYHLDSQRDYRNLETYQYNADNSAVNRSTAYQVRHQGEQNGNQFELRHDNTLLGLDTTWSGGFEYKVNQTTNSPLNVKGTSSVDPNNFQPGHFYDIPGTNPERVSDKTNEVTTKALFVENRLALTDKLALLTGLRYDDIDLDVTNHRAVTASNPRHIKRSWEPITGRAGLTYQIIPTANVYVQYSTAAEQPSGTQDFDVSTGKQWEVGSKFDYLDGRGSATVAAYTIERKDFAVTDPLDPTQSIPVGQQTSKGIELATSFRITDKLLAEGNFAWVDAQYDEFTEKNAAGVVVSRKGNTPTNVPDRVGNLWLTYDFAPQWQGGVDARYVASVFADSANTMTVPSYTLLGSFLSYKVDRHTTVTGRVRNLTNEVYAEFAHVSPAYYLGTPRTFELAVQTKF; encoded by the coding sequence ATGAAACACCTTCCTCTTTTGGCCAGCCTGTTCGGCTGCCTGTCCGTTAACACCTGGGCGCAATCCACCGTCGATCTGGCGCCAATCACCATTGATGGCGAGGCCAATGCCGAACCGGGGCTGAGCCTTGACCAATCCAGCGGTACGGCCTCCAGGCTGGGCCTGAGCGTACGCGAAACCCCGGCGTCAGTGGCCATCGCCAATCACAACGATATTGAGCGCCACGGCGCGCAGAACTTCCAGGACGCCGCCAACACCCTGCCCGGCGTGAATGCCAGTGCACCGCCGGGTTTTGGCGGGTTTGTGTCCTATCGCGGTTTTACCAGCAACCAGATCACCCAGATGTTCAATGGCATCAACGTATCGGGCGGCTTGGCTCGCCCCGTGGACGCGTGGATTTATGATCGGGTCGAACTGGTGGGCGGCCCGTCGTCGCTGATCAATGGCGCTGGTTCCGTGGGTGGCTCGTTGAATTACGTGACCAAACTGGCCACCCGCGAGGAGCAAGCGGTCGAAGGTCGGGTCAGCTACGGCAGCTACGACACCACCGAGACCGCATTCGGCCTCAACCACGCCCTCAGCGAAGCCGGCGCGGACGTGCAGCACTACGCGCGACTCGACGTCAGCCACAACACCAGCAACGGCTACATCGACCGTCAGGAGCGAGATGCCTGGAGTGTGGCGTTTTCGTTGCTCAGCGACCTGACGCCAAACCTGTCCCACACCCTGGCCCTGGAATATCAGGACGAACATGAGGACAGTCCTTATTGGGGCACTCCGGTGCTCAATCCCAAGGCTGGCGAGCTGAAGATCGACAAACACAACCGATTCAACAACTACAACGTCGAAGACGGGCGCTACGAACAGCGCACGATCTGGGTTCGCTCGATCATCGACTACCGAATCAACGACAGCACGACGCTGCGCAACACGCTTTACCACCTCGACAGCCAGCGCGATTACCGCAACCTCGAAACCTATCAGTACAACGCCGACAACAGCGCGGTGAATCGCTCCACGGCGTATCAGGTTCGGCATCAGGGTGAGCAAAACGGCAACCAGTTCGAGCTGCGCCACGACAATACCCTGCTGGGCCTGGACACCACTTGGTCCGGCGGCTTCGAGTACAAGGTCAACCAGACCACCAACTCGCCGCTGAACGTCAAAGGCACCAGCAGCGTCGACCCGAACAACTTCCAGCCGGGGCACTTCTACGACATCCCGGGCACAAATCCAGAACGGGTCAGCGACAAGACCAATGAGGTCACCACCAAAGCCCTGTTCGTCGAAAACCGACTCGCATTGACCGACAAACTGGCGCTGCTGACCGGCCTGCGTTACGACGACATCGACCTGGACGTGACCAATCACCGGGCCGTGACCGCCAGCAATCCTCGACACATCAAGCGCAGTTGGGAGCCGATTACCGGCCGGGCCGGCCTGACCTACCAGATCATTCCCACAGCCAACGTCTACGTGCAGTACAGCACCGCCGCCGAACAGCCCAGCGGCACGCAGGACTTTGACGTGTCCACCGGCAAGCAGTGGGAAGTCGGCAGCAAATTCGATTATCTGGACGGTCGCGGCTCGGCGACGGTGGCAGCGTACACGATTGAGCGTAAGGATTTTGCCGTGACCGATCCGCTGGACCCGACCCAAAGTATCCCGGTGGGTCAGCAAACATCCAAAGGCATCGAGTTGGCGACCTCCTTCAGGATCACCGACAAGTTGTTGGCCGAAGGCAACTTCGCCTGGGTCGATGCGCAATACGACGAGTTCACCGAGAAGAACGCCGCTGGCGTGGTGGTCTCACGCAAGGGCAACACGCCGACTAACGTGCCGGATCGGGTCGGCAACCTGTGGCTGACCTACGATTTCGCGCCGCAATGGCAGGGCGGCGTCGATGCGCGGTACGTCGCCTCGGTGTTTGCCGACAGCGCCAACACCATGACCGTGCCGTCCTATACGTTGCTCGGGAGTTTCCTGAGCTACAAGGTCGACCGGCACACCACCGTCACCGGCCGGGTGCGTAACCTGACCAACGAGGTGTATGCCGAGTTTGCGCATGTTTCGCCGGCGTATTACCTCGGCACACCGCGCACCTTCGAGTTAGCCGTACAGACGAAGTTCTAA
- a CDS encoding DUF2946 domain-containing protein, producing the protein MRFARTDRTLMAWMLYCCVLFNVFACSIGHGQMVGMQLRRPRRPVVVRVDPATQAPASSNTSEEKLPTLSKAFGCPLCSTGGMGPALNSSLTLAILPQQHSPPLAAVASIDLPARHTWPSANPRAPPFA; encoded by the coding sequence ATGAGATTCGCCCGAACTGATCGCACATTGATGGCCTGGATGCTTTATTGCTGCGTCCTGTTCAACGTGTTCGCCTGCAGCATCGGTCATGGGCAAATGGTCGGGATGCAACTACGACGGCCTCGGCGGCCAGTTGTTGTTCGCGTGGACCCGGCAACTCAGGCGCCAGCCTCGTCGAACACCTCCGAGGAAAAGCTGCCGACCCTGTCCAAGGCGTTCGGTTGCCCGCTGTGCTCCACCGGCGGCATGGGCCCGGCGCTCAACTCCAGCCTGACCCTGGCGATTCTCCCGCAACAACACAGCCCGCCGCTGGCCGCCGTTGCCAGCATCGACCTTCCTGCCCGCCACACCTGGCCTTCGGCCAACCCTCGCGCCCCACCTTTCGCCTGA
- a CDS encoding DUF3995 domain-containing protein: protein MSLMVAQWIAAIFLLISLVHLYWAAGGTLGSEAAVPRIPGEGGGESRPAFKPSGFATLLVAVGLLLIAMLVCLRVGLYLPTVQHWSLQWVISAIAMLMFARAIGDSNLVGFFKQVKDSRFARLDTWAYSPLCVVLGAGLLAVAWV from the coding sequence ATGAGCCTAATGGTCGCGCAATGGATTGCTGCAATCTTCCTGTTGATCAGTCTGGTCCACCTGTATTGGGCCGCGGGCGGCACGCTCGGGAGTGAAGCGGCGGTGCCGAGAATCCCGGGAGAGGGTGGAGGGGAATCAAGGCCGGCGTTCAAGCCTTCGGGCTTTGCGACGTTGCTGGTGGCGGTCGGTTTACTGCTGATCGCGATGCTGGTGTGCCTGCGGGTCGGCTTGTATTTGCCGACGGTGCAGCACTGGTCGCTGCAATGGGTGATCAGCGCCATCGCGATGCTGATGTTTGCCCGGGCAATCGGTGATTCGAACCTTGTAGGGTTCTTCAAGCAGGTCAAGGATTCGAGATTTGCCCGGCTCGACACCTGGGCTTATTCGCCGTTGTGCGTGGTGTTGGGGGCCGGGTTGTTGGCCGTTGCCTGGGTCTGA
- a CDS encoding Na+/H+ antiporter subunit G yields MNGELSLWVEIPVAILLVLSSLFALIGAVGLLRMKDYFQRMHPPALASTLGAWCVALASIIYFSALKSAPVLHAWLIPILLAITVPVTTLLLARAALFRKRMAGDDVPAEVSSRRTEIGS; encoded by the coding sequence ATGAACGGCGAACTGTCGTTGTGGGTCGAGATTCCGGTGGCGATCCTGCTGGTGCTCAGCAGTTTGTTTGCACTGATTGGCGCGGTCGGGTTGTTACGAATGAAGGATTACTTCCAGCGCATGCACCCGCCAGCCCTGGCTTCGACCTTGGGCGCGTGGTGTGTGGCATTGGCGTCGATCATTTACTTTTCGGCGCTCAAGTCCGCGCCAGTGCTGCATGCATGGCTAATTCCGATTCTGTTGGCGATTACGGTGCCGGTGACCACGTTGCTGCTGGCGCGGGCGGCGTTGTTCCGCAAGCGCATGGCTGGGGATGATGTGCCGGCCGAGGTGAGTAGTCGGCGTACCGAAATCGGTAGCTAG
- a CDS encoding K+/H+ antiporter subunit F, translated as MSELLSNAIVLSLFIFSLAMILTLIRLFKGPSAQDRVLALDYLYIIAMLMMLALGIRYASDTYFEAALLIALFGFVGSFALAKFLLRGEVIE; from the coding sequence ATGAGCGAATTGCTGTCGAACGCGATCGTGCTGAGCCTGTTCATCTTTTCGCTGGCGATGATCCTGACCCTGATCCGGCTATTCAAGGGACCATCGGCCCAGGACCGGGTTCTGGCGCTGGATTATCTGTACATCATCGCCATGCTGATGATGCTGGCGCTGGGTATTCGTTATGCCAGTGACACTTACTTTGAGGCAGCGCTGCTGATTGCCCTGTTCGGCTTCGTCGGTTCGTTTGCCCTGGCCAAATTCCTGCTGCGTGGCGAGGTGATCGAATGA